Part of the Carassius auratus strain Wakin chromosome 8, ASM336829v1, whole genome shotgun sequence genome is shown below.
CTAGataagattattgtaatgccctGTTTCACCTGCTTTCAGTTACACTAGCTTATCAATGCtagtatttattttgaaattctaATTTTAACAAAGCGCTACAGGAGCAGGACTGCACCAGAGTATATTTGCTCTCTTATAAGTTCATGTATACTCCACctcgctctctctgctctgcCAGTTTTCTTCGACTTTAACAGCCTTCATGCAAACTTAAGACAATGGGGGAAAGAGCTTTTCAAAGCCACCAAAATATCGAATGTACTTCCTTAAAAGGACTTCCTTTTAATATCAGAAttgcactgatttatttatttatttatttattttttgtttgttttactgtagTGTTTTGGGCTTAAGAAAAGcggataacaaataaaatattattattattattatattattattaaagggttactcatccccaaaatgaaaattttgtcattaatcacctaccccatgtcgttccaaaagaaaacaaaaataacgactttatacaattacaaaaagtgttcccgtcacttcatataacccagattgcatgaatgatggcagatggactattctgatgacaacttttcataccttttatggaccttgacattgttatttacttgccagtctatgggacagtctcaagcctccagattttcatccaaaataccttaaattgtgttctgattaatgaaaaaaaataaaaaattagggtggagtatccctttaatttcatttgtatttatttatggagTTGTATTATGTCACACTTATCTAGTAAGTTTTGTCTGTGTATGAAGATGCCACAGACAGTTGTGTAGCACAAATCCAAGAATTAatgttcttaaagggttagttcttcCAAAAtctgaaaattgtgtcattaattattcaccctcatgtctttccaaacctgttaaGACCTTAATTCATCTTCAcaatacaaattaagatatttttgatggaatctgagagctctttgaccatccatagacagcaaggacaTTGCCACGATCAACccacagaaacatagcaaggaaatctgtaaaatagtccatgtggctTCAAGGGTTCAGCTGTATTTTTAGGAAGCTATGAGAATATTAACAACAATTTACTCAGCAATTCTTCTCCCCGGTGTTATCATTTTAGGAGTACCCCTGAATGTAATCAGCTTCATTTACTTTTAGTAGACAGCTTGCATGCTGAACAGGACTGGAGTTGAAAACTAACTTGATAAAGTAGCCCAAAATACTTCAATGAAAATACGtttaatttctacttttttttttttgtatttgaacgAAAAAATTAAAGATGTAGCCTATAactatagtttttttaaattagatttgaatGTCATGATAACATATATGTACAAGCATTTGGTTTTTACagaactcaagtaaagtacagattcTACAAAATACACAATCAACAACTTAACTCAACaacttaatgtttttattcatggTTAACAGGATTTGGGGATTTTTCACTTCTATCATTAATACcagaatatgtatttatttttaacagataAACTGGagctttatttttttgctttattctGAAACTAACATTTATCCAGTGCTCTCTGATATCAGTCCAATTTTATATCAATTAATTTGAAgttttttatacaaaaaacaGTACATATTAAACTACCCTGAAATACATCAATTCAAGAAAGAAATGTGTCTTAGCAGCTATGAAAGTGCACAGATTATAACAATCATAATCATTAATTAACAAGTCCTACTCCTAATAATAATCACcataatcatcataataattGCCACCATCTGGAATGTCGTCATCATAATCCTCTAAAGTACGTCCCTCATAATTGTAAAATTCATCATAATCAACTTCCACGTCTAAAGGAGAATATTCCGCCAGATCTACCTCATAATTATTTGCACCAAAATCATTCTCACTGTAGTCGTCTCCAAAATATATTTCctccattttaaatatttctttctttgtatCATTCTCATTGAACTTGGAGAGGCTTTTATGTCCTGAATCATCTTGCTGTTCGGAGCACAATAGTGCAAGCTTACTAATGTTAGTTTCATATTTACTAACTTCTGTTTCTGATGTGCAGGTATTGAACACAGAATGTAAGATACTCCTGATTTCctcctgcaaaaaaagaaaaaggcattGGTAATACAGTTTATGAAATtcagaaaatatttaaagtatgtaGGTGGGAATGTTTAAGTCAAACAACTTCAGCTTGCTTCCTTTAGTACAGGGGactttaaaagaatatttcacccaaaagttTTAATTGAATGAAAATTTACTCAGGCCATTCTAGATGGATTTGGACAAATCGGGGATTACATCACTCGTTGACTAACTggtcttctgcagtgaatggaacagttaatgatggatttgtttcttacatacatgcagctttttacttcacaagatattaattgatggactggagcctTGTAGATAACCTGTGAACTACTGTGGTgttcttatcagctgtttggattcttatTCTGATTGCACTCATTCACTGCTGAgtatccactggtgagcaagtgatgaaatgctacatttctccaaatctgtttcgtTAAGGACACAAACTTTTCTACTGGTGGACTGAGGGTTAATACactttaattttggggtgaataatTCATGTTAATGACCCTTGCATTAGTTACATTACATAATTGTAATGTAATATCAAACCTCTATAACATCTTGAGTTTTATCGGTCTGATCCTGTTGTCCAGTGCTGCTGAAGCTGTTATCTGTGTTCTGGTGCTGCTCTGAGGGTCCTGACTTCTTGTCTCCAGTCACATCTgacagtgtgtgtttctgtagtgCAGCTATTGTGTAATGTGACTTGACATGAGTCTCACAGAGGGACATGACACAGGTTAAACAACACTTTACAGCTTTCAATTTCTCCTCAGTGCAGTAATCACAGGCCACATCTTCCGGTCCGGCATAGGATTGTGGAGGAAGTACTGGACTGAAGCCTGCTTGCTGCAGGCTTTTAACCACCTCATctagagctgcgtttgtgttcaGCACCGGACGGGTTTCTGATGGGTTACCACATTGTGGACAGACATATTCTCCAGCACAATTGTCCCAGTATTCATTAATACACCCTCTGCAGTAATTGTGCCCACATGAGATGGACACTGGATCTTTTAACATTGATTTGCACAGTGGACATTTAAAATGACGACTTGTCCGAAGTCTAGAAGTtacaaaatcaaaataattacCTGAATACcaacatattttacaataaaaaaaaatcaacacataaaattatataatttgccTTTTTATACGCCCATTTTTTACATGGGCAAAATTTGTTCTTTTGAAATACCACTTCCCACTCTAAATTACACTTGTTGTTTTGTTCTGTATATTTTAATTCTCATCtcaaaaatatcatttatttcaagtatttcAAGTACAACATTTCTTAATAATACAAAGAGAAAATAACCTTACCTTGAATCTAAGGGGACAGTGTCTTCTGCTTTGCAGTTAACTGGTGGTTCATCTGACGAATCTGACCATTGAGACACTGTAGGAGAAGGAGCTCTCCCTGATCTAACTCTGAAAAGTTTTAAAAAGGACAGTGAAGAGAAATACTCATAATGACTTCTGCTAATATTAAgattaaaatgacacattttttaaGATGGTTACTGTCTCTCTACATGTTGTTTCTTAGTCAGCACTGTCTTACTACATATTTATTCCTTAACTAAACAACACAATGGTCTGGTTTACTCGtacaaaattagattttaaaatacatttgtttattaaaaaaatcaaagctTTAATTAAGTGTTCACTTCAagtatgaataaaatgaaatgaaactggTTAAATGCACCTTGTATCCAAAAGAAAATCTTTAAAGTTGGTTGGTGGATCCATTGACAAATCTGTTTTTAAAGACATATAGCTGGGTGCAGGAGAAGCTGCCCTTTCTGACTTTACTCTATGAAGAGACcatgtaaaaacataaaacagtcatttttttaatacaactTTAGCACACAAGAAAATTGTCTCAGCTTTGtcaacaaacaaaatattataacCTTATGTTTTTGTGTTCATCACTTGGCTCTTTACTCAAGTGCAGCATTTCCACACGGTCTTGTTTCATTGTTGGGAGCTCACATATCCTCTTTTTGgattcacttaaaataaatatgtgtgaTAGCAGAATAAGAGAGCTTGTGACAatattgaaaatacaattaattatttacGGAGAAAAAGTGTAGAAATGTGCCTTAAATCCAAAAGAATTGCTTCTccacttttaaagtttgttggtAGATCCATCGACCAATCTGAGCTCAAAGACATATAGCTGGGTGCAGGAGAATGTGCCCTCTCTGAATATGCTCTGTGGGGAGACAATTGtgataaatgtcatttttaaattcaaaataactgataCATGCATATTTCTGAATTcagcagttatttttaaattggcTGTCTGAACTAACTCTTCATAAAGTACAAATATATGGGTTAGTCTTAATCAATATTTACATCTGGTACAACAAATGCACACTTCAACGTGCCTACATTAGGCatgtttattttatctaattaattgtTCTTAGGCATAAAAACCCCTAATATTACATGTTGTTAAGAAGGGCATCAATCCTAGCAGTGGGTGTCTAGTTCGGTTTCTTGATTAATGaggataaaaaattataatttttacatgtgacttttttttggtGCCATAAACTTTGCAAACTATATAaactaacatttatatatatatatatatatatatatatatatatatatatatatatatatatatatatatatatatatatatatatatatatatatagtgcagatGGTTTTAATGTTGTGGCTGGCTAACCAATGCTCTAGGTTTCCATTTATATACTTGATGAGGATGTCCCCCAAAGGAGGTTTTGTCAGATTTAACTCACTTTTGGGTATAAACTTGTCCCCGGAATATAACGGAGTAGgtacagacacaaacaaagacaaatatatttttaccttATATTTTTGTGTTCATGAACACTTGGTTCTTCGCTGAGGTCTGTGTGTTCATACACTGAGTTTGTGAATTCAGTTGATTCTGATTTGCTTCTTTTGGATTTGCTTCAAATGAATATGGATATATCATAGATTGTTAATTAGTTTTTATCGTTAataatttttaagaaatgttataAAATTTGAAATTTTAATGAAACCATTTTCAAGGAAATATTGGCCTAATACACCATTTGCTTCAACTGAGTTTCAGCACTATTAGTAAGGTAatgtgtaaaaacaatgcagaatAGGTAAACAGGACTTGGAAACTGGGCACCTTTGAGGCTCTTCTTTTAAACTCATGTTGTCCAACAAATGTAGACAAGCCCTGCGAAtataaagagaaacacacacagacattaacAAGTGATATGTCAGAAAACACTCTACCATCAGTTCAGGACTAGGCCTACGTGCTTTGGTTTCTGTTTAAATCGAAacttaaaatgtttacacgttttTGTTTTCAGACTAACGTCTAACAGACCAACcttaattatgtaaatatgtttgGTTGAAAAAGTAAAAGAATAGCTTAAGGAAAAAGCGCATACCTATACAAGGAACATAAAAACGGAATATATGGAATATATCCAATAATTTTCTCTCTCTGACGTAGTGATGTTATATGACACCGAGACCCGATGCGCGTATCGACCGTATCGACCATGCAGCGCAGCTTCCGATGAAACTCTGTTAATCACGTGATCGATGACAAACGAAGCTTTACTTTCTGTCCAATCAAGTGCGTGGTTTGGTTTGTGTGTCAAATCCTTTCCTTATTTTAATGAGCCTATCTGGTTGGTTGGTTAAACTGTGAGGAGTGTAGTTtgaaagctttatatatatatatatatatatatatatatatatatatatatatatatatatatatatatatatatatatatatatatatatatattatttataatttttattttatttttatttaattttattaggtGGTAGGCCTAAGATTTTATGAGAAATCTGGAAGAAAAAGGAAAACATCCCATTTGGGAACATTTTGATTTGATATCTTCCAATAAAGTATAAGTTATGGTATATAATACATATCACTAATTCACTAATATTTTCCAGGTCATCTGCATCTTTATTTAATCTATGTAACAGGTGAGATGTTTGGTGTGTGATAAGGATCTAATTTAATGTTTGTAAATAATACTCCATGCTCAGACACTTTAGAGCTCTGCATAAGATCAGCCTGTGGCCAATCCTGTACACACAATGTACACATAGTGTATTATCATAATTTGACATTTATCGATGACTTGTATTTGTCACGAAGGCATTTTCTCTTCCCTTCAGGTTATTGAAAGCAGATGACTGATGAGGCACTGGTGAGTATGATCAACCGTTTTCACTGGTGGAGGATGAAGGCTTCAGGGGTCTCATCCATGCTCAGGATCCTTCCTACAGTATATACTGCCAAGCAGGCAGGTGTGTGTAGAAATATTCAGTCCAAGTAAAACATTTACACTgggtaatattttaataatcttttttaaacttttattttactgttgcaCATTTAGGCCTTGAAGAAAATGGTGGACTCAAAATATATGGAAATGGAAAATGTCAAAGGCTGTGTCTTTAACTTCAGATATGTGGACAGCACTAAAATATAGCCCTGGTAAAAAAAAGATTGCTGCAGCAAATATGATTTTACAAGTGATGCATACAATCTTCATTGCACACACACTTaatttaatggtttaaaaaatgtTCGACCAAGTTTCTGCCCTCTGTGACATCTGCACCAAGGCAAAGAAAATGGTCACCTATTTCAGATCCAGCACCATTGCTATAGAGAAGCTGACCCAGATGCAGCAAGAAATGCAAAGACCTGCCCTTAAACTTAATtagaaatgaagtggaaacaatgTGGAAATGCACTTTTCAGATGTTTTAATGTCTATATGGAGAAAGGGAAGCTGTGGGGGCATCCCTAACATCTCTCAGGACAGACATCAGTCATTTCATCCACAGGAGTGTTGTATATTACTTCAGcagttaaaatgttcatgtttatgTTCATATT
Proteins encoded:
- the LOC113107728 gene encoding uncharacterized protein LOC113107728 isoform X2 gives rise to the protein MSLKEEPQRAYSERAHSPAPSYMSLSSDWSMDLPTNFKSGEAILLDLSESKKRICELPTMKQDRVEMLHLSKEPSDEHKNIRVKSERAASPAPSYMSLKTDLSMDPPTNFKDFLLDTRVRSGRAPSPTVSQWSDSSDEPPVNCKAEDTVPLDSRLRTSRHFKCPLCKSMLKDPVSISCGHNYCRGCINEYWDNCAGEYVCPQCGNPSETRPVLNTNAALDEVVKSLQQAGFSPVLPPQSYAGPEDVACDYCTEEKLKAVKCCLTCVMSLCETHVKSHYTIAALQKHTLSDVTGDKKSGPSEQHQNTDNSFSSTGQQDQTDKTQDVIEEEIRSILHSVFNTCTSETEVSKYETNISKLALLCSEQQDDSGHKSLSKFNENDTKKEIFKMEEIYFGDDYSENDFGANNYEVDLAEYSPLDVEVDYDEFYNYEGRTLEDYDDDIPDGGNYYDDYGDYY
- the LOC113107728 gene encoding uncharacterized protein LOC113107728 isoform X1 is translated as MSLKEEPQSKSKRSKSESTEFTNSVYEHTDLSEEPSVHEHKNIRAYSERAHSPAPSYMSLSSDWSMDLPTNFKSGEAILLDLSESKKRICELPTMKQDRVEMLHLSKEPSDEHKNIRVKSERAASPAPSYMSLKTDLSMDPPTNFKDFLLDTRVRSGRAPSPTVSQWSDSSDEPPVNCKAEDTVPLDSRLRTSRHFKCPLCKSMLKDPVSISCGHNYCRGCINEYWDNCAGEYVCPQCGNPSETRPVLNTNAALDEVVKSLQQAGFSPVLPPQSYAGPEDVACDYCTEEKLKAVKCCLTCVMSLCETHVKSHYTIAALQKHTLSDVTGDKKSGPSEQHQNTDNSFSSTGQQDQTDKTQDVIEEEIRSILHSVFNTCTSETEVSKYETNISKLALLCSEQQDDSGHKSLSKFNENDTKKEIFKMEEIYFGDDYSENDFGANNYEVDLAEYSPLDVEVDYDEFYNYEGRTLEDYDDDIPDGGNYYDDYGDYY